Proteins co-encoded in one Nicotiana sylvestris chromosome 7, ASM39365v2, whole genome shotgun sequence genomic window:
- the LOC104238796 gene encoding transcription factor ILR3-like has protein sequence MVSPENTNWLYDYGFEESAVPDSNFSATASGFNWPMQNLNGSRNVSAEVDGSIGESDYPKENGSKKRARVESCAPTSSKACREKQRRDRLNDKFTELGALLEPGRPPKTDKSAILVDAVRMVTQLRGEAQKLKDSNLNLQEKIKELKAEKNELRDEKQKLKAEKEKLEQQLKTTNAQPGFLPPAIPAAFAPHGQVPGSKLVPIMSYPGVAMWQFMPPAAVDTSQDHVLRPPVA, from the exons ATGGTTTCACCGGAGAATACCAACTGGCTTTATGATTATGGGTTCGAAGAGAGTGCTGTCCCTGATTCGAATTTCTCAGCTACGGCATCTGGGTTTAATTGGCCCATGCAAAACTTGAATGGTTCAAGAAATGTTAG TGCTGAAGTTGATGGATCCATTGGTGAATCAGACTACCCAAAGGAAAATGGTTCTAAGAAACG GGCTAGAGTTGAATCATGTGCTCCAACAAGTTCCAAAGCTTGCAGAGAGAAACAGCGGAGAGATAGGCTAAATGACAA GTTCACGGAATTGGGTGCACTCCTTGAGCCTGGCAGGCCCCCCAAAACGGACAAATCTGCTATTCTGGTGGATGCTGTTCGCATGGTGACCCAGTTACGTGGTGAAGCTCAAAAGCTGAAAGACTCAAATTTGAATCtacaagaaaagataaaggaGTTAAAG GCCGAGAAAAATGAGCTTCGAGATGAGAAGCAAAAGCTTAAGGCTGAAAAGGAGAAGCTAGAGCAACAACTAAAGACTACGAATGCGCAACCTGGTTTCTTGCCTCCTGCCATACCTGCTGCTTTTGCCCCTCATGGTCAAGTTCCAGGAAGCAAGCTGGTGCCGATCATGAGTTACCCTGGTGTTGCAATGTGGCAATTCATGCCTCCTGCTGCTGTTGATACATCACAGGACCACGTGCTCCGCCCTCCAGTTGCTTAA
- the LOC138873326 gene encoding uncharacterized protein: MPGLLGLEWKGSTVDTSSRVISFLKARDMIEKGCLAYLAYVWDTTAKSLMIDSVPVVREFTDVFPSNLPSMPSDRDIDFCIDLAPGTHPISIPPYRMSSKELKELKEQLEELLAKGFVRPNLVKDALEKVKLIQERLHTAQFRQKSYADQKAHDVSFMVGEKVLLKVSLMKGVLRFGKKGKLSPRFIGPFEVLRRVGEVAYELALPPNLSGVHLVFHVSLLQKYHADLSHVLDFSTIQLDESLGYEEEPVAIIDRQDRQLRSKRISAVKVQWRVQPVEEVTWESEEDTRSRYPHLFPSSGTFYVRSRTNICLRGGECNDPTDYFAF, from the exons ATGCCAGGGTTGCtagggttggagtggaagggttccacagttgatacatctagtcgggttatctctttcctgaaggctcgagATATgatcgagaagggatgtttggcttatctagcttatgtttggGACACCACTGCAAAGTCTCtgatgattgattcagttccagtagttcggGAGTTCACCGATGTGTTCCCTTCTAATCTTCCTAGCATGCCATCGGATCgcgatattgatttctgtattgatttggctccaggtacccacCCTATAtccattccaccgtatcgtatgtcttcgaaagagttgaaagagttaaaggagcagcttgaggagttgttagcgaaggggtttgttagaccaa ACttggtgaaagatgccttggaaaaggtaaagttgattcaggagaggcttcacacAGCTCAGttcagacagaagagttacgcggatcagaaggcgcatgatgtatcattcatggttggcgagaaggtcctcttgaaagtctcgctaATGAAAGGTGTtttgagattcgggaagaagggcaaattgagcccaaggtttattggcccatttgaggtgttgaggcgagttggggaggttgcttacgagcttgctttaccccccaACTTATCTGGAGTTCATCTAGTTTTCCATGTATCATTGCTGCAAAAGTATCAcgccgacttgtcccatgtgttagacttcagtactattcagctggatgagagtctgggttatgaggaggagccagttgccattattgataggcaggatcgccagttgagatccaagaggatttccgcggtaaaggtccagtggagggtCCAACCAGttgaggaggtgacctgggagtccgaggaggacacgcggagcagatatccccatctttttccgaGCTCAGGTACtttttatgtccgttcgaggacgaacatttgtttaagaggtggagaatgtaatgacccgactgattattttgctttttag